From the genome of Notolabrus celidotus isolate fNotCel1 chromosome 5, fNotCel1.pri, whole genome shotgun sequence, one region includes:
- the nfrkb gene encoding nuclear factor related to kappa-B-binding protein isoform X3 — MDALTHMLTDPLEPKEENDGQIVEECMLGNCKVSLPEDLLEDPDIFFSVMGESTWTDVLSESQRQHLRQFLPQFPDNNVVEQDSTITDLFNNKDFNFGNPLHLAQKLFRDGYFNPEVVKYRELCAKSQKKRQLHSLQQYYHKLLKQILVSRKELLEFAVQNGLDFPPKRKLPSKSHAEMREPRVRRRISRIMKEVKAECGDSNASSDDDDISLWNPAPQSPSSPTPTVSLRVLPSLSTQDMKITEKVELGERDLKAMLHNHREKRKRQPEHPDLMTTDIHLGDILSRANIGRKGTVSLFDLCLPKKKIKDERRKKKMRTIKVESEDPCETLTSSETQLAPPSNIINSLPDTPSTPLTNIKEEIVEESQSSPAMVEEIAVSFFSLLESILRAENLSSTLTLEDKVQMWQSSPASSLNVWFSSVPCWSDLVLQALQFLAGETKDGMMALPSGFSPFAEFSEESQQWRWIGPTQDTEKDLSALCQLWLDSKDLIVKTENEDMLEITSPTPRVSSTDYVVRPSTGDERQVFQIQEQQRYNQPHKAFTFRMHGFESVVGPVKGVFDKEMSLNKAREHTLLRSDRPPYVTILSLVRDAAARLPNGEGTRAEICELLKDSQFLAPDVTSAQVNTVVSGALDRLHYEKDPCVKYDIGRKLWIYLHRSRSQEEFERIHQAQAAAAKARKALQQKPKPASKPSGSKDGGSKTPGCLESGQDLGPSPMSPTPTTPTQNTPGTPKSPLPCAVTTPTKTGVPDAIKASPGVLLVSPPSLPQLGAILPSSQAAPPVSQPVTSQHTARLVSHLTASSLPQVRVVSAQPGLVSSAGSQQATLVHQTPHQIRMPVSVAAKGISQAVVSVPLRSQSASSPVHVPTSLSVSAVAVAKSHTGSPGSPAHTAASAVLQGVASPNIKQVSITGQLGMKTTGGAGIPITATNLRIQGKDVLRLPPSSITTDAKGQTVLRITPDMMATLAKSPVATVKLTPEFLGGGASGSKSISATLHVTPPHHSPSSVSTVTSCTGEVQTSKAVPVTSTLLKAAGDTAIRLMPTLAVSVADQKSRTFTTVSSPDKSGATIRIMPGLGVIPQKQGQTITMTTTTGGKPLTASTVANVVTMAASVVAGAKGITVAPGVSGSALTLGTATATVRQVPATVVTTQTGKLPARITVPLSVLNQPLKSKSVVTTPIVKGSLNTNISSLGRNIILTTMPAGTKLIAGNKPVSFVTAQQFQQLQQQGQATQVRIQTVPAQQLQQHMAAGSPKSVSTVVVTTAPSPKCTPDQPPAPQQ, encoded by the exons ATGGATGCCCTCACCCACATGCTTACAGACCCCCTTGAGCCAAAAGAAGAAAACGATGGCCAAATCGTTGAGGAATGTATGCTGGGGAACTGTAAAGTGAGCCTCCCAGAGGACCTACTTGAagac cctgatattttcttctctgTGATGGGTGAAAGTACCTGGACTGATGTACTGTCAGAGTCCCAGAGGCAGCACCTTCGCCAGTTTTTGCCACAGTTTCCTGACAACAATGTCGTTGAACAGGACAGTACCATCACTGATCTGTTCAACAACAAAGATTTTAACTTTGGAAATCCTCTTCACCTTGCACAAAAACTTTTCAGAG ATGGATATTTCAATCCTGAGGTTGTCAAGTACAGAGAATTGTGTGCAAAGTCCCAGAAAAAGCGACAGTTGCACTCTCTTCAGCAGTATTACCACAAACTTTTGAAGCAGATCCTTGTCTCCAGAAAG GAGCTGCTGGAGTTTGCAGTTCAGAACGGTCTGGACTTTCCACCAAAAAGGAAGTTACCATCCAAGTCTCATGCTGAAATGCGGGAGCCGAGAGTGAGAAGAAGAATTAGCCGCATAATGAAGGAGGTCAAAGCTGAGTGTGGAGACAGCAATGCTTCATCTGATGATGATG ACATATCATTGTGGAATCCAGCGCCACAGTCACCTTCCTCTCCTACTCCCACGGTCTCACTCAGAGTTCTTCCCAGCCTCTCCACCCAGGACATGAAGATTACTG AAAAAGTTGAACTAGGGGAGCGGGACTTGAAAGCAATGCTTCACAACCACCGAGAGAAGAGGAAGCGACAGCCG GAGCATCCAGATTTAATGACCACGGATATCCACCTTGGAGACATACTATCAAGAGCAAATATCGGTCGAAAGGGGACTGTGT CTCTCTTTGATCTGTGCCTTCCTAAAAAGAAGATCAAAGatgagagaaggaagaagaagatgagaaCAATAAAAGTGGAATCTGAGGATCCCTGCGAAACTCTTACGTCCTCAGAAACACAATTAGCTCCACCCTCAAATATCATCAACTCCCTGCCGGATACTCCATCGACTCCACTGACCAACATCAAAGAAGA GATTGTGGAGGAATCTCAGAGCAGTCCGGCTATGGTTGAGGAAATAGCTGTCAGCTTCTTCAGTTTGTTGGAGAGCATTTTAAGAGCAGAAAATCTGTCCAGTACTCTAACG CTGGAGGATAAAGTTCAAATGTGGCAGTCGTCCCCAGCCAGCTCCCTCAATGTTTGGTTTTCATCTGTCCCCTGTTGGTCTGACCTGGTTCTTCAGGCCCTGCAGTTTCTTGCTGGAGAGACTAAAG ATGGCATGATGGCACTGCCCAGTGGCTTTTCTCCGTTTGCAGAATTTTCTGAAGAGTCTCAGCAGTGGAGGTGGATCG GTCCCACTCAGGATACAGAGAAGGATCTCAGTGCGCTCTGTCAGCTGTGGCTGGACTCTAAAGATTTAATTGTCAAG acagaaaatgaagaCATGTTAGAGATTACTTCTCCAACACCAAGAGT CAGTTCGACTGATTACGTGGTGCGGCCCAGCACTGGAGATGAGAGACAAGTCTTTCAAAtccag GAGCAGCAGCGATACAACCAGCCGCACAAAGCCTTCACCTTCAGGATGCACGGCTTTGAATCTGTGGTGGGGCCGGTCAAAGGAGTCTTTGATAAGGAGATGTCCCTTAACAAAGCTAGGGAGCACACACTACTCCGCTCAGACCGTCCACCTTACGTCACCATTCTCTCACTGG tgcGTGATGCTGCAGCCAGGCTACCCAATGGAGAGGGAACAAGGGCAGAGATCTGTGAACTGTTGAAAGACTCACAGTTTCTTGCTCCAGATGTCACCAGTGCACAG GTGAACACGGTCGTCAGTGGGGCTCTGGATCGACTTCACTATGAGAAAGACCCCTGTGTGAAGTATGACATTGGGCGCAAGCTCTGGATTTACCTGCACCGCAGTCGCAGTCAAGAGGAGTTTG AGAGGATCCACCAGGCTCAAGCTGCAGCTGCAAAGGCAAGAAAAGCCCTGCAGCAGAAACCTAAACCGGCATCCAAGCCT TCTGGAAGCAAAGATGGAGGCAGTAAAACCCCTGGATGTCTGGAATCTGGACAGGATTTAGGTCCCAGTCCCATGTCACCAACCCCTACTACACCCACCCAGAACACACCTGGAACCCCTAAGTCACCCTTACCCTGTGCAGTAACAACACCAACAAAGACTGGAGTCCCAGATGCAATCAAAGCCAGCCCAGG CGTTCTTCTTGTGTCCCCTCCCTCGCTGCCCCAGCTGGGAGCCATCTTGCCCAGCAGTCAGGCTGCTCCTCCAGTTTCACAGCCAGTCACGTCCCAACACACGGCTCGGTTAGTGAGTCACCTGACAGCGAGCTCCCTGCCTCAGGTGCGAGTGGTTTCGGCTCAGCCTGGTCTGGTTTCATCAGCTGGAAGTCAGCAGGCCACGCTGGTGCACCAGACCCCTCATCAGATCAGGATGCCTGTGTCAGTTGCAGCAAAGGGCATCTCACAG GCAGTGGTGTCCGTACCTCTGAGGAGTCAGTCTGCGAGTAGTCCAGTCCACGTGCCGACCTCCCTATCTGTGTCTGCTGTAGCTGTGGCTAAATCTCATACTGGTTCTCCTGGTAGTCCAGCACACACAGCTGCCTCTGCTGTGCTGCAAGGAGTGGCCAGCCCAAATATCAAACAG gtATCCATCACAGGCCAGTTGGGAATGAAGAcaacaggaggagcaggaatTCCAATCACAGCAACAAACCTGCGCATCCAGGGTAAAGATGTCCTTcgtctcccaccctcctccatCACCACGGACGCTAAAGGCCAAACGGTGCTAAGGATCACCCCTGACATGATGGCCACCCTCGCCAAATCCCCAGTTGCAACCGTCAAACTCACCCCTGAGTTCCTTGGCGGCGGCGCCTCGGGCAGCAAGAGCATATCAGCCACTCTCCATGTGACCCCGCCCCACCACTCGCCTTCCTCTGTCTCCACTGTCACATCCTGCACTGGGGAAGTGCAGACCTCCAAAGCAGTTCCTGTCACCTCCACCCTGTTGAAGGCGGCCGGAGACACCGCCATACGTCTGATGCCCACTTTGGCTGTCTCTGTGGCCGACCAGAAATCTAGGACCTTCACCACTGTGAGCTCGCCAGACAAGAGCGGCGCCACCATTCGGATAATGCCCGGGCTTGGTGTCATTCCGCAGAAACAGGGTCAGACTATTACCATGACAACCACAACCGGCGGTAAACCACTCACAGCATCTACAGTCGCTAATGTGGTGACCATGGCTGCCAGTGTCGTTGCCGGTGCCAAGGGGATCACAGTGGCTCCAGGAGTGTCTGGTTCAGCTCTGACACTTGGAACAGCCACCGCCACTGTCCGGCAGGTTCCTGCTACAGTCGTTACCACACAAACG GGGAAGTTACCTGCACGGATAACTGTGCCCCTCTCTGTTCTCAACCAGCCACTGAAGAGCAAGAGTGTTGTGACCACACCTATTGTGAAAGGAAGTCTCAACACAAA TATCAGTAGTCTGGGCAGGAACATCATCCTGACCACCATGCCTGCTGGCACCAAGCTGATTGCAGGAAACAAACCAGTCAGCTTTGTTACAGCGCAGCAGTTCCAACAGCTTCAGCAGCAAGGGCAGGCCACACAG GTCCGCATTCAGACAGTCCCAGcgcagcagctccagcagcacaTGGCAGCAGGTTCCCCGAAATCTGTTTCCACGGTTGTAGTGACAACAGCACCTTCGCCTAAATGCACCCCTGATCAGCCACCTGCTCCTCAACAGTGA